A region from the Tachyglossus aculeatus isolate mTacAcu1 chromosome Y4, mTacAcu1.pri, whole genome shotgun sequence genome encodes:
- the LOC119947352 gene encoding myelin-oligodendrocyte glycoprotein-like isoform X1 produces the protein MPWAETVSDYYSLLLGIAGWDQRGTDRGAKKKMVDFPGSFTARYFIILLLFLQLPTLCSAKFSVIGPSGPVLARLGGVAVLPCHLDSKESAEEMEVRWFRTQPSNIVHQFKKGDVFGEQMKEYQGRTEMVKHAIDKGSVALRIRNISLSDEGKYHCSFKDDAMQAETTMDLQLVGPLIPRAYPLMVALAILVPILGLIIAGGLYVIWKQHKEKQKLRDELKSNRAKLEERKKI, from the exons ATGCCCTGGGCCGAAACTGTGTCTGATTACTACTCCCTACTGCTGGGGATTGCTGGCTGGGACCAAAGAGGGACAGATCGAGGGG CAAAGAAGAAGATGGTGGATTTCCCAGGATCCTTCACAGCCAGATACttcatcattctcctcctctttcttcagcTGCCCACTCTATGCTCAG CTAAGTTTTCTGTGATTGGACCTTCTGGACCTGTCCTGGCCCGTTTGGGGGGAGTCGCTGTGTTACCCTGTCACCTGGACTCCAAAGAAAgtgctgaggaaatggaggtgcgATGGTTCCGAACCCAACCCTCCAACATCGTGCACCAGTTCAAGAAGGGGGACGTGTTTGGAGAGCAGATGAAGGAGTATCAAGGGAGGACGGAGATGGTGAAACATGCTATCGACAAAGGGAGCGTGGCTCTGAGAATACGCAACATCAGCCTCTCTGATGAGGGAAAGTATCACTGCTCTTTCAAAGATGACGCCATGCAGGCTGAGACCACTATGGATCTCCAGCTGGTGG GTCCCTTAATCCCGAGGGCCTACCCATTGATGGTGGCTCTAGCCATTCTGGTGCCTATTCTCGGACTGATCATTGCTGGGGGCCTTTATGTCATCTGGAAACAGCACAAGGAAAAAC agAAACTCAGGGACGAGCTCA AGTCAAACCGGGCAAAGTTAGAAGAACGTAAAAAAATCTAA
- the LOC119947352 gene encoding myelin-oligodendrocyte glycoprotein-like isoform X2 — protein MSPAKKKMVDFPGSFTARYFIILLLFLQLPTLCSAKFSVIGPSGPVLARLGGVAVLPCHLDSKESAEEMEVRWFRTQPSNIVHQFKKGDVFGEQMKEYQGRTEMVKHAIDKGSVALRIRNISLSDEGKYHCSFKDDAMQAETTMDLQLVGPLIPRAYPLMVALAILVPILGLIIAGGLYVIWKQHKEKQKLRDELKSNRAKLEERKKI, from the exons ATGTCCCCAGCAAAGAAGAAGATGGTGGATTTCCCAGGATCCTTCACAGCCAGATACttcatcattctcctcctctttcttcagcTGCCCACTCTATGCTCAG CTAAGTTTTCTGTGATTGGACCTTCTGGACCTGTCCTGGCCCGTTTGGGGGGAGTCGCTGTGTTACCCTGTCACCTGGACTCCAAAGAAAgtgctgaggaaatggaggtgcgATGGTTCCGAACCCAACCCTCCAACATCGTGCACCAGTTCAAGAAGGGGGACGTGTTTGGAGAGCAGATGAAGGAGTATCAAGGGAGGACGGAGATGGTGAAACATGCTATCGACAAAGGGAGCGTGGCTCTGAGAATACGCAACATCAGCCTCTCTGATGAGGGAAAGTATCACTGCTCTTTCAAAGATGACGCCATGCAGGCTGAGACCACTATGGATCTCCAGCTGGTGG GTCCCTTAATCCCGAGGGCCTACCCATTGATGGTGGCTCTAGCCATTCTGGTGCCTATTCTCGGACTGATCATTGCTGGGGGCCTTTATGTCATCTGGAAACAGCACAAGGAAAAAC agAAACTCAGGGACGAGCTCA AGTCAAACCGGGCAAAGTTAGAAGAACGTAAAAAAATCTAA
- the LOC119946984 gene encoding LOW QUALITY PROTEIN: butyrophilin subfamily 1 member A1-like (The sequence of the model RefSeq protein was modified relative to this genomic sequence to represent the inferred CDS: deleted 1 base in 1 codon; substituted 1 base at 1 genomic stop codon), which yields MALVMKKMMRFPESFASTYLVVLLLFLQLLTLSSAEFSVIGPADPVLALEGEDVELPCHLDPKMNAEDMVLRWFLPQSSMDVHLFGNRDDLFQDQMKEYRGRTELLREAIDYGSVAVRIHNVRDSDEREYICSFSDGQEHEEASLELHVVAPLFPRAFPSMVALCVTFPVLGLLIIGGLYLIWKWHRDKEKLQIELRKSLFQLHEAHITLDPDTAHPGLILPENRKQVIYGFTWQNLPKNPERFDTTPCVLGSEGFTSGRHYWEVDVKDSVGWILGICREDVRRKGAIIFSPENGFWTVGRYRNAYWAHNPPRPRLQLATCPHQVVVSLDYEAGNVSFYSGTDGSHIYTFPRATFSGILRPFFMPPHYTFLTICPCSVGVGMTLPLPPNNHPPLGEGPASADGVVDPLSGADFPLPIPQTSPVSFLPLGCHPAPPSAPSSSPSPPLAAAACVPTSSAAPPGQTLTVGALSAAAAAAAAAAAREWSSLGAGLGAVKWLQQAWSVTLGSDPHIHLEGYEDGEIQLGCTSARWYPEPQVQWRDAMGKMVPSLSKSQPYTFNDLFGVAASVIVQEDSVGAISCSIWNPLLNQEKGALISIAAPFFPRASPSTVALPVILFMLVLLIAGGLYLLRKLQREKGKLQAKLSWSLAQLHTVDVTLDPDTAHPELVLSEDRKQVTRGDTQQILPDNLARFDVFPCVLGHEVFTSGRCYWEVEVWDRKSWGLGICREDVARKWSSSESPENGFWALELYESEYRALTSPRTPLSLTEPLCRVGVYLDYEAGIVSFYSGTDGCLIYTFPHSTLSGTLWPFFRLWFXDPTPMSISHAPRSLRESLVLPPLRRPQEPSPGAGPASVTRKGDCLPGVDAPLLPTPAQP from the exons ATGGCCCTAGTAATGAAGAAGATGATGCGTTTCCCAGAATCCTTCGCATCCACATACCTTGttgtcctccttctctttctccagctgCTCACACTGAGCTCAG CTGAATTTTCTGTGATTGGACCTGCTGATCCTGTCCTAGCCCTGGAGGGGGAAGATGTTGAGTTACCCTGTCACCTGGATCCCAAGATGAATGCTGAAGATATGGTTttgagatggttcctaccccagTCTTCTATGGATGTGCACCTGTTTGGGAACAGAGATGATCTGTTTCAAGACCAGATGAAGGAGTATCGAGGCAGGACAGAGTTGCTGAGAGAAGCCATTGATTATGGGAGTGTGGCTGTGAGAATACACAATGTCAGAGACTCTGATGAGAGAGAGTATATTTGCTCTTTCTCTGATGGTCAAGAACATGAAGAAGCCTCTCTGGAGCTGCATGTGGTGG CTCCTCTATTCCCGAGGGCTTTTCCGTCGATGGTGGCTCTGTGTGTGACCTTCCCTGTGCTGGGACTGCTCATCATTGGGGGtctttatctcatctggaaatggcACAGGGACAAAG AAAAACTCCAGATCGAGCTCA GGAAGAGTTTGTTCCAGTTACATGAGG CCCATATCACTCTGGATCCTGACACAGCACATCCCGGACTTATCTTGCCTGAGAACCGCAAACAGGTGATCTACGGATTCACATGGCAAAACCTGCCTAAGAACCCTGAGAGATTTGATACAACACCCTGTGTGCTGGGTAGTGAAGGCTTCACTTCGGGGAGACATTACTGGGAGGTAGATGTGAAAGACTCAGTAGGGTGGATTCTGGGGATTTGTAGGGAagatgtgaggaggaaaggggcaaTTATATTTTCACCTGAGAATGGATTCTGGACTGTGGGAAGATACCGGAATGCTTACTGGGCCCacaatcccccccgcccccgtcttcAGCTGGCCACATGCCCCCACCAGGTGGTGGTTTCCCTAGATTATGAGGCTGGAAACGTCTCATTCTACAGTGGGACTGACGGATCCCACATCTACACTTTCCCCCGTGCTACCTTCTCTGGGATCCTCCGCCCTTTCTTCATGCCTCCACACTATACTTTTCTGACCATCTGCCCT TGCTCTGTGGGGGTCGGTATGAccttgcccctgccccccaaTAACCACCCCCCTCTAGGGGAGGGACCAGCCTCGGCTGATGGAGTTGTGGATCCCTTATCTGGGGCGGATTTCCCATTGCCCATCCCCCAGACCAGCCCGGTGTCCTTCCTGCCCCTAGGGTGCCACCCAGCcccgccctctgccccctccagctctccatcccctcccctggctGCAGCTGCCTGtgtccccacctcctctgctgcTCCCCCAGGGCAGACCCTGACTGTGGGGGCtctgtctgctgctgctgctgctgctgctgctgctgctgccagggaATGGTCTTcactgggggctgggctgggggcagtgAAGTGGCTGCAGCAGGCCTGGTCTGTCA ctctaGGTTCTGACCCCCACATCCACCTGGAAGGGTATGAAGATGGAGAAATCCAGCTGGGGTGCACATCAGCCAGATGGTACCCTGAGCCCCAGGTGCAGTGGAGAGATGCCATGGGAAAGATGGTCCCGTCCCTGTCCAAGTCCCAACCCTACACTTTTAA tgacctgttcgGTGTGGCAGCATCCGTGATTGTCCAAGAAGACTCTGTGGGAGCCATATCCTGCTCCATCTGGAATCCCCTCCTCAACCAAGAGAAGGGGGCACTGATTTCCATAGCAG CTCCCTTTTTCCCAAGGGCCTCTCCTTCCACGGTGGCTTTGCCTGTGATCCTGTTCATGCTGGTACTACTTATCGCTGGAGGCCTTTATCTCCTTAGGAAACTGCAGAgggaaaaag GGAAACTCCAAGCCAAGCTCA GCTGGAGCTTGGCCCAGTTACACACCG TGGATGTCACTCTGGATCCGGACACGGCTCATCCCGAACTCGTCCTCTCTGAGGACCGGAAACAAGTGACACGTGGAGACACCCAGCAGATCCTGCCTGACAACCTGGCGAGATTTGATGTTTTCCCCTGTGTGCTGGGCCACGAGGTCTTCACCTCGGGGAGATGTTACTGGGAGGTGGAGGTATGGGACAGGAAGTCCTGGGGTCTGGGAATCTGTAGGGAAGATGTGGCAAGAAAGTGGTCATCCTCCGAGTCACCTGAGAATGgattctgggctttggagttgtaTGAAAGTGAATACCGGGCCCTCACCTCCCCCCGGACTCCTCTCTCACTGACTGAGCCCCTTTGTCGAGTGGGGGTTTACCTGGACTACGAGGCTGGAATTGTCTCATTCTATAGTGGGACTGACGGATGCCTCATCTACactttcccccacagcaccttgtCTGGGACACTCTGGCCTTTCTTTCGCCTTTGGTTCTAGGACCCAACCCCTATGAGCATCTCCCATGCTCCAAGGAGTTTGAGGGAGTCCCTGgtcctgccccctctcaggagaCCCCAGGAGCCCTCCCCAGGGGCAGGACCGGCCTCAGTCACTCGGAAGGGGGATTGCCTCCCTGGAGTTGATGCCCCATTGCTCCCCACACCAGCTCAGCCCTGA